A genomic window from Bubalus bubalis isolate 160015118507 breed Murrah chromosome 11, NDDB_SH_1, whole genome shotgun sequence includes:
- the SOCS4 gene encoding suppressor of cytokine signaling 4, protein MAENSESNSKNVDVRPKTSRSRSADRKDGYVWSGKKLSWSKKSESCSDAETVSAIEKTEVPLRSQERKHSCSSIELDLDHSCGHRFLGRSLKQKLQDAVGQCFPIKNCSSRHSSGLPSKRKIHISELMLDKCPFPPRSDLAFRWHFIKRHTAPISPKSDEWVSTDLSQSELRDGQLKQRRNMEEVSCFSHTSVQPCVITSNNSSGRGGPGTDSIVNLASNNSIEDSDMDSDDEIITLCTSSRKRNKPKWEIDEEILQLETPPKYHTQIDYVHCLVPDLLQINNNPCYWGVMDKYAAEALLEGKPEGTFLLRDSAQEDYLFSVSFRRYSRSLHARIEQWNHNFSFDAHDPCVFHSPDITGLLEHYKDPSACMFFEPLLSTPLIRTFPFSLQHICRTVICNCTTYDGIDALPIPSSMKLYLKEYHYKSKVRVLRIDAPEQQC, encoded by the coding sequence ATGGCAGAAAATAGTGAAAGTAATAGTAAAAATGTAGATGTAAGGCCCAAAACTAGCCGGAGTCGAAGTGCTGACAGAAAGGATGGTTATGTGTGGAGTGGAAAGAAGTTATCTTGGTCAAAAaagagtgaaagttgttcagatGCTGAAACAGTGAGTGCTatagagaaaactgaagttccTTTAAGGAGCCAAGAAAGGAAGCACAGCTGTTCATCTATCGAGTTGGATTTAGATCATTCCTGTGGGCATAGATTTTTAGGCCGATCTCTTAAACAGAAACTGCAAGATGCTGTGGGGCAGTGTTTTCCAATAAAGAATTGTAGTAGTCGGCACTCTTCAGGGCTTCcatctaaaagaaaaattcatatcAGTGAACTCATGTTAGATAAGTGTCCGTTCCCACCTCGATCAGATTTAGCCTTTAGGTGGCATTTTATTAAACGACACACTGCTCCTATAAGTCCCAAATCAGATGAATGGGTAAGCACAGACTTGTCTCAGAGCGAATTGAGGGATGGTCAGCTAAAACAGCGAAGAAACATGGAAGAGGTCAGCTGCTTCTCACATACCAGTGTTCAGCCCTGTGTCATAACCAGTAACAATTCTTCGGGTAGAGGTGGTCCTGGGACTGACTCTATAGTGAACCTGGCTTCAAATAACAGCATAGAAGATAGTGACATGGATTCAGATGATGAAATTATAACACTTTGCACAAGTTCCCGGAAAAGAAACAAACCCAAATGGGAAATTGATGAAGAAATCCTGCAACTGGAAACACCTCCCAAGTACCATACTCAGATTGATTATGTCCACTGTCTTGTACCAGACCTCCTTCAGATCAATAATAATCCATGTTACTGGGGTGTTATGGATAAATATGCAGCTGAAGCTCTACTAGAAGGAAAACCAGAAGGCACCTTTTTACTGCGAGATTCAGCACAGGAAGACTATTTATTCTCCGTTAGTTTTAGACGCTATAGTCGTTCTCTTCACGCTAGAATTGAACAGTGGAATCACAACTTTAGCTTTGATGCACATGATCCTTGTGTCTTCCATTCGCCTGACATTACTGGGCTCCTAGAGCATTATAAGGACCCGAGTGCCTGTATGTTCTTCGAACCACTTTTATCCACTCCTTTAATTCGGACTTTCCCCTTTTCCCTGCAGCATATATGCAGAACAGTTATTTGTAACTGTACAACTTACGATGGCATTGATGCCCTTCCAATTCCTTCTTCCATGAAATTATATCTGAAGGAATATCACTATAAATCAAAAGTTAGAGTACTCAGGATTGATGCACCAGAACAACAATGCTAG